From the Candidatus Thorarchaeota archaeon genome, the window TTGGTGTGCTTCTCATTCCCCGGGCTCAAGACTCCTCTCTTGAGATCATTCAGACACCTCGCATGCGGAAGATCGGGCTGGCCCTTTCGGGGTCGGTGGCCATTCTCTCAGCCTTTACCGCCCTGCTCTTCCCTTGGGCTTCATCGTTTCCCTCCGATAGACCTGACATCTCGCAGAGCCTAGAGGGCTTGGCGCAGTGGTTGTGGGGAACGCATGGCATTTACGTTCAAATTATAGCGTTGATCATTTTCACTACCTTAGTTGGGGCGATGGTCCTTGTGCGGATGGAGAAAGAGGAGCATCTCGATCCCTTCACTAAAGACTTCCATCCGCCCTTTGCCGAGCTGGGAACGGCCCCTCCCCCGGCTGGCGTGGTTCCTGAGATTGAGGCAGTTGACGCGGAGGTCGAGGAAGAATGATTCCGTTAAGTTGGTACCTCGTAGTTGCGTTCGTGCTTATTGGCATGGGCGCCTATGGCATGATCGTGAAACGTAATCTGATCCGGATACTCATCAGCGCGGAGATCATGGGGAATGGGGTCAGTATCGCCATTATTGCGACAGCCCTCTTCAGTCCCACATACAGCATGACCGGACAGGCTCTAGTGATTCTAGTAATTGCGGTCTCCGCGGCTCATACTGCTCTGGCAATGGTTCTCATGCTTCTATACAATCGAAGATACCATACTGTCGATCTCGGTCTGGCAGCTGCAAAGATGGAGGAGAGTGCATAGATGAGCGACTTTTCAGCATCCGACTTTTCAAGAGCGGTCCTTCACACTTTCCCGGGAGTGACCACTGAGTCCGTGAGTGAACGTCTAGTCAAGTTCAGTGTGCCCGCATCAATGATCCGGGACGTGGTGCAGTACATCGCGGACAATGTTCCACAACCCCTTCCCGAGTCGGTCTTCGGAGTGGACCTTGAGGACGATAACTACGAACTGATCTACATCTTCTGGTCACATCCGGCACGCTTTCTCTGTCAGATCCGAGTGCAGTTGCAGGGGGCCACACCATCGATCTCCACGGTCAGTGATATTTTCCCCGGGCTGGAATGGCACGAGCGAGAGACCCATGAGATGTTCGGGATCAATTTTGAGGGCCACCCCGATCTCAGGCTACTCTTGCTTCCGGAAGAACTGGAGGGCAAGTACCCTCTGCGTAAGCGATTCAAGACAGATCGTAGTCGGCTTGCAGAGTCAGGTCTTCCGGTTGTGAAACCTCGACCACGACCCAAGAAGGAGGCTGAGAGCAAATGAGTCCTGACATCCGCGACGAGGCAGTAGAGATCTGGTTTGGGCCACAGCACGTGTCTGCTCATGGCTGGGCTGCAAAGCTTACTGTAGTTGGCGATTATATTGTCGAGTGCGACCCGAATGCGGGATACTTCCACAGGTCAGCCGAGAAGGTACTTGAGTTCCGTGACTTCAAGCAGGGCAGTCTTGTCCTTGAGCGGATGTGTATGCTTGAGGCCTTTCTTGCCGAATATCCGTACCTTAGCGCAGTGGAACAGATCGCTGGTCTTGAGGTCCCCGAGCGCGCAAAGGTGCTGAGGACGATCATGATGGAGGCCAGCCGAATTCACAGTCTTCAGTTCTGGTGGGGGCAGCTCTCTGCAGAACTTGGGCTCTTTGCGATGACCCTCTGGCCATGGGTTGACCGAGAGTTCTTCCTTGACACCTTTGAGGAGCTGACGGGATCGCGGCACGCAGCCTCGTTCGGAACTCCCGGTGGGATTCGTTTTGATTTCACGGACAAAGTGCGAGCGAAACTGCTCAAGGCCATAGACCGACTGGAGTCGAACCTGCCCAAGTTCAAGGACATGCTTCTACACAGTCCGACCTTTAAGATGCGGACAAAGGACGTAGCGCTCTATGACGCGGAGCAGGCGATCAAGTGGGGTCTGAGCGGGCCGAACATCAAGGCATGTGGTGTTCCCATGGACTTGCGTAAGGACTGGCCCGACCCGAATCTTGCGTACGATCGAGTGGACTGGGAGGTCCCGGTCTATGAGAATCCTGAGCATCCCGGTCAGAGCGACGCTTATGACAGAATGGTCCAGCGGTTTATGGAGGTCGAGAACTCGGTCAATATCATTAAACAATTGTTGGACCAGATTCCCGATGGGCCGATCGTTGACCCGAAGGCAAGGGCGAAGGTGAATCGACTACCTGCGGGTGAGGCCTATGGTCGAGTTGAGGGAACACGGGGGATCACGACGGTCTGGCTTAAGACGATGGACAAGGCCAAGACTGCGTGGCGGGCGAAGATCAGAGGCCCGTGTTTTGCCTCGTACTATTCGTTGAAGCATTTGGTGCCGGGCTCGACCTTTGCAGACTTTGTTGTAGTATTTGGAAGCCTAGACCCCTACCCCGGGTGGTGGGACCGATGAACGGAGGAATTCTCTTGCAGTTTGACATATTCGCTTGGATATCCGGGATCCTTGACTGGGTCGGTGGAGTGATCTCGTGGTGGCTTGCCCTTATTGGTGGTATTCTTGACTATGTGGGGGGAGTCATTGTGTGGGTCTGGGATCTTGCCTGGGCCAACTTCTTTCTCCTCTTCAAGGCCATTGTCTTTCCCGGTCTTGTCTTTATCCTCATGCTGATCATCTTTGATGTATGGTTCACGCGAAAAGTGTGGGCGCGAGTGCAGGCACGTCGTGGGCCTCTCCATATTGGAAAGTACGGTGGACTCCAACTCTTTGCTGATGCGATCAAACTCGTGGCAAAAGAGAATATCATCCCCGAGGGTGCGAAACGCTGGATGTTCCGGTTTCTCCCCGGCTTCCTTCTGGTCGTTGTGTTGCTCCCGTTCGTGTTCATTCCGTGGAGTACCACTTGGGTCATTGCTGATCTCTCAGTCAGCCTTGTCCTCGTCTTTGCCTTTCTGACCGCAGTACCGGTCACTGCTCTACTGATAGGCTGGGTGAGCGGTTCAAAGTACACGCTCATCGGTGGTTTTCGCGCAGCTAACAATCAGTTCGCAGCAGAGATCCCCCTCATTGTTTCTTCAGTAGGTCCTGCACTCTTGGCCGGGTCTCTGAGCATCTTGAGCATCTCACAGGCGCAGTCGCAGATTTGGTACATCTTCCTTCTCCCCATCTGCTTTGTGACATTTCTTGTGTCTGGAATTGCGAGTATTGGGCTCGTGCCTCTTGATGCCCCGGTGGCCGATAGCGAGATCATCTTCGGTTGGAGGACGGAACTTGCAGGAATCTATTTCACCATGACGTACTTTGCCGAGTTCGCGAAGCAGGTACTCTACTCTGCACTGATGGTGACCTTCTTCTTTGGAGGCAGCTATGGTGTTCCATCTTTCCCACCCGTTCTGAACTTTTTCCTCAAGTTCCTCGTTGTGCTGTTCTTCTTCATCATAGTGACATCATCGTTCTACCGTATTCGACAGGACCAGATCGTCAAGTACAGTTGGAAGTACCTGATGCCACTGTCTGTCATTAACATCGTCATCGTGCTGGTTGCACTGGTGTATCTACCCGGTCTTGCAGGGTTGCTTGTAATGGGAGGTTAGGCTATGAGTAAGCTAGGAGTCATTCGTGATCTTATTCAGGTACTTCGTCACATTGTGAGACAGGTCTTCACTAGACCCTTCACATACTTCTATCCATTTGAGGATCGAGAGTATCCCGAGCGCACCCGAGGCCGGCACATCCATATTCGAGAGAACTGTACGGCGTGCGGTCAGTGTGTCCGTGCCTGTCCTGTTGTGGCCATCCGCATTGACAAGAGCGATCGCAAGTACGAGAAAGATGCAGCCCTCTACTTTGATTACTCACGATGCATCTTCTGTGGTCTGTGCGTTGAAGCCTGCAGGTTTGATGCGTTGTACCACACACCGGTCGTGGATCTCAGTGAGGAGACCCGTGACGACCTCATGTTCGGTCCCGACAAGATCGAGACCCTTGACCGAGAGCCACTGGAGTGGCGTGGAAGGAGGTTCAGGTAATGCAGTTAGTCGGTTTCCCCTATATGACATCATCATTGTTGCTTCTGTTCATCGGAGCGATCCTCATCTACATCCTCAAGGGACACCTTGAACAGGCTGCTGGAAAAGTCGCAGTCTTCTTTTCATTTCTCTCCCTTGTGATGATGGCACCTCCCTTTTATCGTCTGATGGTCGAGGGCGGTGTGGCCATGGAGGCATACACATGGTCAGTATATCTCGGAGAGTTCGGTCTCTTCCTTGATGGCATTGCTTTCCCGATCACCTTTGCAGTCGTCGTGTTGGGATTTCTCTCAGTCGTCTATGCCGTAGGCTATACCGAACACAGTGAGAACAAGCCCACGTTCTTTGCCAACCTGCTCTTCTTCATCATGGGCATGGAATGGGTCACACTCGCAACGAACCTCATCGAGTTCTTCATGGCTTGGGAACTCATGCTTGTCCCCTCATACTTCCTCATTCTCTTCTGGGGTCTTCCCGAGACCCGGAAACGTACAGCCATGAAGTTCTGGCTCTACACGCAGTCCGGAGCTCTTGCCATTCTTGTTGGCTTTGCTCTCATCTACCTCTTGTCCGGATCATTTGTCCTTGCTACTATTCAGACCGCCCTTCTGTCCGAGACCGCCCTGAACACGCTCAAGCTAATCTTTGTGCTTCTCGCAGCCGGTTTCTTGGTCAAGATGGCAGTGTTCCCGATCCATTGGTGGCTGCCTCCTGTTCATGCAGAGGCTCCCACTCCGGTTTCGGTGCTTCTCTCAGGCGCAATGATCGAGACTGGTGCCTATGCGCTTGTGAGGTTCGGGTCGATCATGCTCGGTCCTGCGGCACTGGCGCTGTCCTTCTGGATCGCTGCACTTGGTGTTGTCACCATGTTCTATGGCGGGT encodes:
- a CDS encoding NADH-quinone oxidoreductase subunit I, coding for MSKLGVIRDLIQVLRHIVRQVFTRPFTYFYPFEDREYPERTRGRHIHIRENCTACGQCVRACPVVAIRIDKSDRKYEKDAALYFDYSRCIFCGLCVEACRFDALYHTPVVDLSEETRDDLMFGPDKIETLDREPLEWRGRRFR
- a CDS encoding NADH-quinone oxidoreductase subunit M yields the protein MQLVGFPYMTSSLLLLFIGAILIYILKGHLEQAAGKVAVFFSFLSLVMMAPPFYRLMVEGGVAMEAYTWSVYLGEFGLFLDGIAFPITFAVVVLGFLSVVYAVGYTEHSENKPTFFANLLFFIMGMEWVTLATNLIEFFMAWELMLVPSYFLILFWGLPETRKRTAMKFWLYTQSGALAILVGFALIYLLSGSFVLATIQTALLSETALNTLKLIFVLLAAGFLVKMAVFPIHWWLPPVHAEAPTPVSVLLSGAMIETGAYALVRFGSIMLGPAALALSFWIAALGVVTMFYGGFMALAQVDIKRLLAYSSVSQMGYVLFALGVMTTFGVEGGLFHLINHAFSKGLLFMTAGAVIHQTHTRDIGKMGGLSNKMPITAFAAAIGALSIAGSPPLSGFASEWMMFYGGFQASMLGDGGIGILPFFILSILAVSSTILSAGYMLRFLWRVFLGPVPDDLESVTEASRSMVIPMVILGFLIVFFGIFPDIALNVIVPAVEAVSNIIP
- a CDS encoding NADH-quinone oxidoreductase subunit J — protein: MQEIELLFEQAEFIAIAAIVIILAYLALEHKDIVYSVFFFGMMASVVAGFFLLLEAPFVAGMQIAVYTGGITALIIFGVLLIPRAQDSSLEIIQTPRMRKIGLALSGSVAILSAFTALLFPWASSFPSDRPDISQSLEGLAQWLWGTHGIYVQIIALIIFTTLVGAMVLVRMEKEEHLDPFTKDFHPPFAELGTAPPPAGVVPEIEAVDAEVEEE
- a CDS encoding NADH-quinone oxidoreductase subunit H; translated protein: MNGGILLQFDIFAWISGILDWVGGVISWWLALIGGILDYVGGVIVWVWDLAWANFFLLFKAIVFPGLVFILMLIIFDVWFTRKVWARVQARRGPLHIGKYGGLQLFADAIKLVAKENIIPEGAKRWMFRFLPGFLLVVVLLPFVFIPWSTTWVIADLSVSLVLVFAFLTAVPVTALLIGWVSGSKYTLIGGFRAANNQFAAEIPLIVSSVGPALLAGSLSILSISQAQSQIWYIFLLPICFVTFLVSGIASIGLVPLDAPVADSEIIFGWRTELAGIYFTMTYFAEFAKQVLYSALMVTFFFGGSYGVPSFPPVLNFFLKFLVVLFFFIIVTSSFYRIRQDQIVKYSWKYLMPLSVINIVIVLVALVYLPGLAGLLVMGG
- a CDS encoding NADH-quinone oxidoreductase subunit C, whose amino-acid sequence is MSDFSASDFSRAVLHTFPGVTTESVSERLVKFSVPASMIRDVVQYIADNVPQPLPESVFGVDLEDDNYELIYIFWSHPARFLCQIRVQLQGATPSISTVSDIFPGLEWHERETHEMFGINFEGHPDLRLLLLPEELEGKYPLRKRFKTDRSRLAESGLPVVKPRPRPKKEAESK
- a CDS encoding NADH-quinone oxidoreductase subunit K, with protein sequence MIPLSWYLVVAFVLIGMGAYGMIVKRNLIRILISAEIMGNGVSIAIIATALFSPTYSMTGQALVILVIAVSAAHTALAMVLMLLYNRRYHTVDLGLAAAKMEESA